In Rhinolophus ferrumequinum isolate MPI-CBG mRhiFer1 chromosome 3, mRhiFer1_v1.p, whole genome shotgun sequence, the DNA window AAAAGCAGAAATGGAGGCCTTCATGGGCCTTCTTTTTGTTCTCCAGACACACCTGTCACCTCTCTGCTTCTGTTTCAGAGCTCAGGAGGAAAGTACAGGGCTGCTGAGTGGCCTCCGTATCTGGCACACCCAGCTGCTCCCTGGTGGTCTCCAGGGCCTCATCCTCAACCCCATCTTCCGCCAGAACCTGCGCATTGCCCTTCTGGGTGGGTATGTCACTCCATCTCCTCCTAAGCTAGGCCGGGGAACTCCTTAGGGGCCTCTCTGGAACCTTGTGGGCTCCACCTTTGGCAGCTCCTTAGCAATAAGTTGGACCAGATGCATGGTGTAGGGAATGCCTCCCACTCATGGCCCATGGGGACAAAGGTAGAAAGAGGGCAGAGGAGTGGGCAGGGGACACAGGCAGGGCTCCTTACTCTTGGCCCATCCTGGCATAGGGGCAAGGCCTGGTCTGATGACACGAGTCAGCTGGGACCAGACAAGCATGCCCGGGATGTCCCGTCACTTGACAAGTACGCCGAGGAGCGATGGGAGGTGAGAACTTGcgactctgtgtgtgtctctgcttATGCTCCTGCTTCCCATGGACCCCAGAGGCATCTCTATTCTCCTCCATTCCTCAGGTGGTCCTGCACTTCATGGTGGGCTCCCCCAGTGCAGCTGTCAGCCAGGACTTGGCTCAGCTCCTCAGCCAGGCTGGGCTCATGAAGAGGTGAGGAAGCCCGAGGCACAACAGCTCCCGGCTTTGCCATCTCCTTGGGTCGCTGCCAAACTGAGTGTCCAGGCGGGTCAGGATTGGAGGGCGTTGAAGAAGGACAGCTGAGTGGAGTACAGCGAGAGATAAACCAAGAGCAGACGTGAGCGGTCGGTGGGGCTGGTGGCCATTCTGTGCACACCTGTCCCATTGTCCCTCTCCACGTGTCTAGTACCGAGCCCGGAGAGCCTCCCTGCATTACCTCTGCTGGCTTCCAGTTCCTGCTGCTGGACACCCCTGCCCAGCTCTGGTACTTTATGTTGCAGTATCTACAGACAGCCCAGGTGAGGAGTGCAGCGTCTGCTTGTGGGTGTGCTCTGCTCTTCTCAGGACACACCGAGAGATTACTGCCTACAGACTGCTCCCTGATTTTCTCCCTCCCATCCCGTCCCCTTGTCTGTGCCCATTCCTCCCTAGAGTCGGGGCATGGACCTAGTGGAgatcctctccttcctcttccagctCAGCTTCTCTACTCTAGGCAAGGTAAgcaggggctggagctggggggTCGGGTGGGTGGGCCGAAGGGGAGCGAGATGGGGAGGGCAATGGGGCTATGGGGCAATAGAGTGAAGTAAGAAGGAACAGCCAGAGGTGGGAAGACGGAACGAGCTTGTGGTTTGGGAGAGGGACATGGGATGTGTTTGGACCCCAGCTGCTACCTCTCTTCCCCAGGATTATTCTGTGGAAGGGATGAGTGATTCTTTGTTGAACTTCCTGCAACATCTTCGTGAGTTTGGGCTTGTTTTCCAGAGGAAGGTATGAGCACCCAAATACATGGCTTCTAGGGAAGAGGCAGGGTGGTATGGGCCTTGGCCTTTAGAAAGGTGTGGGGTTTCAGGAGGCAGCGGGAAGCGGTTGCCAGGACTGAATACCTGGGTCCCTTGGGGGAGAGAAGTGGGGAGTTGAGGTTCTGCACTGGGAGGGATCTGATGTCTTAGGAAGGATGATGTCGGGCGGTGACACTTGAGAGGGagccctctgcctttctctcctaTCCTTTCAGAGGAAATCTCGGCGTTACTACCCCACCCGCCTGGCCATCAATCTCTCGTCAGGTGTTTCTGGGGCTGGGGGCACTGCGCATCAGCCAGGCTTCATTGTCGTGGAAACCAATTACCGACTGTATGCCTACACGGGTGAGGCAGCAGAGGGCCCCTGGGAGAGCAGGTTGGGGGTGGGTTGTGAGAACAGGTTGCGAGCAGGTTATGGAAGGCTAGCACCAGGGGAAGGGAGCGGGAGGGAATGCCAGTTTTTGTTCAGATTACTGGGTACTTTATCTTTTCTGACATGTCTCATCACACTTGAAGGAAGGGATCCAGGGAGTCTGGGTATGGGGTCAGCCCCCTCGtctcctcttcctgtccctgggcATGGGGTCAGTCTCCTCGtcccctcttcctgtccctgggcatggggtcagccccctcgtcccctcttcctgtccctgggcctgggGTCAGCCCCCTCGtcccctcttcctgtccctgggcctgggTCAGCCCCCTCGtcccctcttcctgtccctgggcctgggGTCAGCCCCCTCGtcccctcttcctgtccctgggcctgggGTCAGCCCCCTCGtcccctcttcctgtccctgggcctgggGTCAGCCCCCTCGtcccctcttcctgtccctgggcctgggGTCAGCCCCCTCGtcccctcttcctgtccctgggcctgggGTCAGCCTCCTCGtcccctcttcctgtccctgggcctgggGTCAGCCCCCTCGtcccctcttcctgtccctgggcctgggTCAGCCCCCTCGtcccctcttcctgtccctgggcctgggGTCAGCCCCCTCGtcccctcttcctgtccctgggcctgggGTCAGCCCCCTCGtcccctcttcctgtccctgggcctgggTCAGCCCCCTCGtcccctcttcctgtccctgggcctgggTCAGTCCCCTCGtcccctcttcctgtccctgggcctgggTCAGCCCCCTCGtcccctcttcctgtccctgggcctgggTCAGCCCCCTCGtcccctcttcctgtccctgggcctgggTCAGCCCCCTCGtcccctcttcctgtccctgggcctgggTCAGCCCCCTCGtcccctcttcctgtccctgggcatggggtcagccccctcgtcccctcttcctgtccctgggcatggggtcagccccctcgtcccctcttcctgtccctgggcatggggtcagccccctcgtcccctcttcctgtccctgggcCAGAGTCAGAGTTGCAGATCGCCCTCATCGCCCTCTTCTCGGAGATGCTCTATCGCTTCCCCAACATGGTGGTGGCGCAGGTGACCCGGGAGAGTGTGCAGCAGGCCATCGCCAGTGGCATTACAGCCCAGCAGGTATTCTCactggggaagggggtggcagGAAGGCAGGCTGCACTGGGCTGTGGGGCACAGGGGTCAGCGTATGGAAGGCTAGCACCAGGTCTGACATTAAGGTGTGGGGAGATGGCTGAGCAGACAAGGCACAGGAGGTGTCAAGGTGTGGGAACAGGCAGACGCGAGGGGGGAAGAACATGGAGGGAGGAGGTGTAGCTCTGGATTTGTGTCTTGGCACCGCCACTTCCTAGATGCATAAAGAGCCTACTTGCTTCATTTCTCTCAGCTGTAGTTTCTTCAGCTGGAAAAGGGAAACAATGAATTTTCATCTCAccgggttgttgggaggattcaGTGTGAGAATAGCAGTAAAACATTTAGCTCAGAGCCTGCCACACAATAAGTGCTgctattttaaagagaaacaaaagagacTACGCAAAGGGCAGATGTGCCAGAGAAGGAATAGCAGACATGACCAGTGGGAACAGTAACTTGGGACAACAGCTGAGTAAGGAATGGGCTGACAATAGTCATGTACCTATGAGTTTTTAAACAGTAAGTGGATGCTCCCGTGATATCGGGTGACGGCCAAAGTGGCTTTCCTGCCCTCTTATTCGAGTCTTTGATTGCATTCTTGTCTGTTTTCTAGATCATCCATTTCCTAAGGACAAGGGCCCACCCAGTGATGCTTAAACAGGTACAAACAGGTACCAAGCTGTGGGAGGCTGACAGCCCCTGGCACCTGGTGATGAAgtgatggaaaagagaaaggaacaacCAAATCTGGGGAATGCGTGGAGGGCTGCGGTTGTTCGTGCAGTCTTCCAGGATCTTACAGCCATGCCTTGCCCCTGCAGACACCTGTGCTGCCGCCCACTATCACGGACCAGATCCGGCTGTGGGAGCTGGAAAGGGACAGACTCCGCTTCACTGAGGGTGAGTGGCTTCTGATGGTCGGTTGTTGGTCGTTGGCCAGAGGAAGGACAATTCAGTCgtgatcattttatttactttttgtttgctGTATGAGCTGGGAGAGCAAAGCTGGCaagatactttttattttggggTGAGTCGGTGGTAGTAAATAAAATGTCTCAAATCACTGCAATTTGGATTTAGCAAGAAGAGGGAAATTGGGAGGGATAATTCACAGTAATTTCTCTAGGTTTGGTGAGCAGTGGGTTTTCTTACTGTATTTTATTGCCTTCCTGAATATGGTTGGATCACACTAGTGTTCAGATGAGCCCTGGAAGAGACAAGCATAGAGGATTCGTTTTTAAATGGTGGTGGGTGACAAGGCCAGCCCACTGCCCTGAGGCTGCCACAGAAAGGCTCAGCGCCTCACGTTCtggccttctctctccccacctctcccttcctGCGGACCCCAGGTGTCCTGTATAACCAGTTCCTGTCGCAAGTGGACTTTGAGCTGCTGTTGGCCCATGCGCGGGAGCTGGGCGTGCTGGTGTTCGAGAACTCGGCCAAGCGGCTCATGGTGGTGACGCCTGCTGGGCACAGTGATGTCAAGCGTTTCTGGAAGCGACAGAAGCACAGCTCCTGAGAGCGCGGACTAGGACCGGGCGGGGCGGGAGGCGGGCGCGGCTCCGGAACTTAGGGTTTTTTAACTCACACCTGGGGACTCTAATTGTTTAATAAAGTTGTGAAAATGAGCCTCGCAGCCCCGGACGCCTCCCCACCGAGCTGCAGCTTCCCGCTGCCGACGCGCTGGCACGGGAAGGGGGTAGGGCCGAGCAGCCCTCGCGCATGCGCCGGGCCGGGGCCCTGCCTCCCGGCGCCGCGCGGTCGGGTTCCGGGGTCGGTTGCTGGAGTCCCATCCGGTGCTGcagccgctgccgccgccgctgggCGCCCTGGGGTAGCGGAGGGCTCGCCCGGTGAGCGCGCGCCAGGGCGGCCTCCGGGGTGCGGGGTGGGAGGCGCTGGCGAGCCTGGGCCCCCACGGTGGGACGCGTGGGAAGGCCGGGCCGCGCGGGTCTGGGGGCAGCGCGGGCGGCGTCTGGGCAGGCCGAGATCGCGGTGACTGGCGGGACTCTTGCCGGCTCTCGGGTGCGCTGTCGGTCACCTCCCCAATACCGAGTCCTTTACACTCCTGTGTGCCGGCGGTCACTCCCACGTCGCACATTCATAGGTTGAGGGCCAGAAATTAAGTCTTCCCCAGAAGAGCCCTGTTTCTTGCGGCTCCAGGATCCTGTTACTGTGGACACCACGCACTCTAGTCCACATGGAGGAAAGGTTGTGTGGGAAGAGCTAGATACTTAAAATAACAGACCAGATCTAGTAGGCGGCAGAGAGTAAGGAATAGGGTGTGACTTCAGGGGATGTGACCCTCCCACGCCCCCGTATCCTAAAGTGCTTTGTCTGTCGGGAACAGATCTTGGCCCCGTTCCAAGCACTCCTGATGCCTCATTTGCCTCCGGCCTCCTTCCGACACTCACTCTGGGGGCTGAGGTCCTCACGGGGCCTCCCCAAGTCCCATCCACTCTCTACACAGTCAGAGCCCCATGGTTCCCCCATCTCCCGGAGGAACCGCGAAGCCAAACAGAAGCGCCTGCGGGAGAAGCAGGAGGCGCTGGAGGATGGATTAGCCTGGAAGAGCAAGGTTAGAGCACAACTTGCCCTTGGGTCTGAGAAACTTGGTGGGGGGATGGAGAAGGGCTGGAGGAGAGACTGGCTGGATCCCAGATGCCTGGGGTATACTGGGAACTGCATTCCTCCTTGTGTCTCCTCCCCGTAGTCACCTGCAGAATCCAGTAAGGCCTGGACTCCTAAAGAAATAGTGTTGTATGAAATCCCCACGGAACTTGGTGAAAAGAAAGGTAACTAGGAAACTTGAAGGCCTTTTCGCTCACATTTTCGTTTCCCATTTGGTCTGCTGAAATGCAGTCGGGGAACAAAGTTGAATTAGTGGAGCTCTGCTCTGCCTCCACAGATGTCTCCGGGCCACTGCCTCCTGCATACAGCCCCCAGTATGTTGAGGCTGCCTGGTACCCTTGGTGGGTACGAGAGGGCTTCTTTAAACCGGAATATCAGGTTAGTGCCTGGCAGGGAGGGGTACTGAACAGTCCCCAGGACAGATTGGCCCATGAGATTGGTGGGTGCAACTGAGCCTGAGTCTGGAGCTCACAGCCACATTGGAGAGCTTGTCTCCTGCCCCTGGGCTCTCCAGAACATTCTCTTGGCAGGTTTCCCTTTCCCTGTTATTTGCTGGACAGTTCTGCCCTGCAGAACTGCTGTGGGGACACCAGAGGGTACTATTCCTCCAGGTAACATCCAGTCTTCTCTTGCCCTTTGACTGTGCTCCTTCCTTCTAGACCAGGCTGCCCCAGGCCACAGGGGAGACCTTTTCCATGTGTATCCCCCCTCCTAACGTCACTGGCTCCCTGCATATCGGGCACGCACTGACCGTGGCCATCCAGGATGCTCTCGTGCGCTGGTGAGGGGATGCGGCTGCCTGGGTTCttgaggggaaggagggagggtaaACATGTAAGGTCGGATTCGTGTGAGGGCATTTCTGTCACAGGCACCGGATGCGTGGAGATCAGGTGCTGTGGGTCCCGGGCTCAGATCATGCAGGAATTGCTACCCAAGTATGTCTTTTGCCACTTGTCCTTTTCTTGGGTGAGTTTTCTTCCTCCAAAGCGACCTGATTCTTTGTTTATTTGCCCCCTAATCTTACTGTAGGCTGTGGTGGAGAAACAACTGTGGAAGGAACGAGGAGTGAGGAGACATGATCTGAGCCGGGAAGATTTCCTCAGGGAGGTGTGGAAGTGGAAGGAGGAGTGAGTATGACGGACATATGAAGGGGCTGAGATCGCAGGTTTGGGTCCTTGTTTCCTAGTCACGCTTCTAACTCGTAGTCACTCTTCCCATCCAGCCCTAATTTCTCTAacttccagagacttaagctcTGGAGCCTCTTAGCATTTGGTGGGGTCgccaagctgtgtgtgtgtgtatgtgatacaTGAGgatgtgtgtctatatatgtgtgtatgtgcagacacacacacacacacacacacacacttccctcccacccccacttatCACTTATCTCATTTTCCCATTCTCTCTAACTCACCCCTTCCCACCTTCCATCTACTTGAAATTACCCTCATTTAGGTGTGTTACTACATGCCATCTTCTCTGTACAGTTTCTGTAGATTTCCCATGAATCGGCTGCCCCTTCCTCTGTTACTGTGAactttatgcttttgttttttaagtgtgtttttccaggacccatcaggtccaagtcaaatagttgttttcaATGTaactgtggagggtgcagctcatagtaGCTGGCCACCCCCTTTATACTTCTTTTAGTCATAGAAGGTTCCATACTGGGTTCATGAGTCTGTCTCCATTGGCTTCTGGAGGCTAGATCAGTGCCATACTCACTCCAGCCCCAGCATTGCTGGGGTGTCACTGGCCTGGTACATTGTTGGTGCACGACACGTTTGCTGACAAAAGTCTCTCGGCACAGGAAAGGTGGAGAGATCTGTGAGCAGCTGCGAGCCCTAGGGGCCTCCCTGGACTGGGACCGAGAGCGTTTCACTATGGATGCTGTGAGAGTTCCACGGCTGGTTCTGTGGGTGTTGGGGAGGTGTTAGAGATCTGTGCAGGGAGGCGGGTTGCTGTGTGTGCTGGGGTGGCAGGATGGGAGTGCCCGGGTCCCCAGGGGGGTGAGGGGCTGAGAAGGGACTGTTGGATGTGGACACACAGGCCATTCTAGGGCTCCGCAGTGGCTGTGACCGAAGCATTCGTGCGACTCCACAAGGCAGGGTTATTGTACCGGGGCCGGCAGCTCGTCAACTGGTCATGTGCTTTAAGATCCGCCATCTCGGATATTGAggtgaggcagagaaagacaagccGGTTGCAAGACTGGGTTTGTGAGAGACTCTCCGGCGGGTGAAAGCTCAGGgtctggagccagcctgcctggaTGTAGGTCCAGGCCctgccacctaccagctgtgtgTTCCCGTGGCTGTTAgcctctgtaagcctcagtttccctagtcTGTAAATTAGGGCTGATGGGAATGCCTGCATCCTGGGATGCtgtgaatgaaatgaaaactcgTGGAAGGTGCTCAGCTCGACACCTGTATGTGGTttaagtgctcagtgaatatttactgTAACTGACTGCACAAGAATTAGGCGAGGGCAGAGGCAGGTGGCTGCCGGGTCCTCTGAATGGCTGCAGGGAGGCTGGCTGGCGGACGAGTGGAGGTGGGGGCCCTGGCTGGGAACCTTGCAGGAAGGCTGCTCTCAGACCCTGCTTCTTGTGCACCTGCAGGTGGAGAGCCGACCCCTGCCTGGCCGCACGGAGCTTCGCCTGCCCGGCTGCCCCAGCCCCGTGTCCTTCGGTCTCCTCGTCTTTGTGGCCTTCCCTGTGGATGGAGAGCCTGGTGAGGGTGGTCCTGGGAGTGGTTGCCCACTCATCTCTGCTTCCCCTGTTTTCTTGAGCCCCTGTTGGGCTGATGGGAGCGAGCCCACAAGTCTGTTTCCCACATGACCTGGTAGGAGGGGCATAAGGAACCTAGGTCGTGTTTGCAGTTCTGTGGACACTCTGGGCCAGGAAACTGGCCACAGCCACTGCTCTGTGGGAGCTTGGTGTCATTCTGCAGGAGGCTGCTACCcttgaaagagaaaagattagTTCTGAAGTGTGGTTTGGACAGTAGGTGTTCTGAGGAGTTCAGAGAAGGGGAAGGCAGATGTGCTGGAGCAGTCAGGACATTTCTCGTAGGAGGGGCTGGGCTAGCCCCAAAGAATGTACAGCGTTTGTGATTAGGGCACCAAGAACCCCCAGTGTCCTCTGGGCACCCAGCAAGGACTCTAGTTGCCTTTATTAATGCCGTACCCATTTCTCCCATGCCAGCTGTCACGCAATTCCTTAGCCTCAGATACCCTCCTAGGCCTGTGGTCAGCTTACACGGACACCCCAGGCTTCTATGGACATAGTCCTCATTTGGCCTGCTCAGCCTTGACggcccccacctccttccttttccagttCTCCTGACTTTAACTGTGTCTGGGCTGGGGGGTGAGGATGACTAGCTATACGT includes these proteins:
- the GTF2H4 gene encoding general transcription factor IIH subunit 4, with the translated sequence MESIPSRGGLNRVHLQCRNLQEFLGGLSPGVLDRLYGHPATCLAVFRELPPLAKNWVMRMLFLEQPLPQAAVALWVKKEFSKAQEESTGLLSGLRIWHTQLLPGGLQGLILNPIFRQNLRIALLGGGKAWSDDTSQLGPDKHARDVPSLDKYAEERWEVVLHFMVGSPSAAVSQDLAQLLSQAGLMKSTEPGEPPCITSAGFQFLLLDTPAQLWYFMLQYLQTAQSRGMDLVEILSFLFQLSFSTLGKDYSVEGMSDSLLNFLQHLREFGLVFQRKRKSRRYYPTRLAINLSSGVSGAGGTAHQPGFIVVETNYRLYAYTESELQIALIALFSEMLYRFPNMVVAQVTRESVQQAIASGITAQQIIHFLRTRAHPVMLKQTPVLPPTITDQIRLWELERDRLRFTEGVLYNQFLSQVDFELLLAHARELGVLVFENSAKRLMVVTPAGHSDVKRFWKRQKHSS